A genomic window from Periweissella cryptocerci includes:
- the rimP gene encoding ribosome maturation factor RimP, which yields MANNVVETITKLVTPIVEAQGLDLWDVEFVKEGRDWFLRILLDKKPDGITMDDIVVATNQISELLDEVDPDPIPQAYMLEISSPGAERPLKKPEDYVWAKGQYVHVSLYQKLDGVKEFEGDLVEVTDEELTLTYMDKTRQKTVVIPRDSVAKARLAIKF from the coding sequence GTGGCAAATAACGTTGTCGAAACAATCACTAAATTAGTCACCCCCATTGTTGAAGCTCAAGGCTTAGATTTATGGGATGTTGAATTCGTCAAGGAAGGACGCGATTGGTTCTTACGTATTTTACTTGATAAGAAGCCCGATGGTATCACAATGGATGATATCGTGGTCGCTACTAATCAAATCAGTGAATTACTTGATGAAGTCGATCCTGATCCAATTCCCCAAGCATATATGCTGGAAATTTCATCACCGGGTGCAGAACGCCCATTGAAAAAACCCGAAGATTACGTTTGGGCCAAGGGTCAATATGTCCACGTGTCACTTTATCAAAAACTTGATGGCGTTAAAGAATTCGAAGGTGATTTAGTTGAAGTGACTGACGAAGAATTAACGTTGACTTACATGGACAAAACTCGTCAAAAAACCGTCGTTATTCCACGCGATTCAGTCGCTAAAGCGCGGTTAGCAATTAAATTTTAA